A DNA window from Oncorhynchus tshawytscha isolate Ot180627B linkage group LG13, Otsh_v2.0, whole genome shotgun sequence contains the following coding sequences:
- the LOC112266028 gene encoding zinc finger protein 808, whose amino-acid sequence MSLADDVGWTWSPEETKALISVWSNEQILLKMEQTYRNKHVYSEISERLKDLGVKRTWKQCQNKMKALKWRYRETLRNPSSSRPCPFFSELHEFLAAMPDMPESKETDDEEDNGRPLPLSSLRLLVPPLRLVSAALWQVVQRRDTMDYGLVEEFVTTVLEITPDLMSYREKVQLVMGLRAQLVLELCRSDHSADPETIQPHLSRMRTCIITHREKEIDTEVEASESNFLELVQTLLDDPLEREHFFQEVFPEEFGPMYDTALQTLMWEFLSRLEKLLPTPTFQQTASWLRPAPSMLKECAQSVTQPQPLKTLLQHHRCHGHLFTNGHSSCADDRILSSLSHTFSERVEMDIDEARSHSQSVATCAPRKERDTLIEKDHAEKPLGMSLDTVKKTVEMTDRRNEEWGEENYEERLQHQLAYNVLQVEIVDGEDMSSTSSIIADDVGWTCWTPDETTVLISVWSDEQILHKMEQSYRKKHVYREISECLKELGVKKTTKQCHNKIKALKWRYRETLRNPSSRPCPFFSQLHKFLAAMPDMPDMPGPKETVKVYDEVVSLNQDEGPVDVESEHLNEELVSRKGKDETLTKTQTEEGKRDDAFCSPQSDSKMKIPPRKLRKQMVEDMSSTTLVDNDTRTWTLEGTKALISVWSNKQVLLMMEQSYRKKHAYSEVSERLKNIGIKRTWKQCQSKMKHMKHSYRQALRNPSSSGRATCPFFSELHTFLAAMPDMPVSKETVKVSDEAMSSDQDEGPSVDVESEHLNEEMVSRKGKDEMPTREPTEERKRDESDSRINIGRKRAVEDVSDLELQPVVPQTQVDDNGLVTGGDPRPASHTTGQSSKRSKRAKICSLCGKSFVEAKDLTTHMRSHTEQSPHQCTQCGEGFEHPDDLQKHWQNDCEEMMKQEVNEHQHGKDRISGVSSNASTDPNTCHLSHETFQVQYMLRRHLIVFHKGRRLFKCTLCLKAFAFLSALKKHQNNKRGCPTSEAVKKGKELGSNNPSARITPGRPLNTNNSKTCPVCHATFSQTSSLKSHYFYHHAPDKSRFKCPRCLKAFVSHSQRKRHQQSKRGCRLDRSHKNGSRPAWSTTLREKKNEIPQPSSTATQEPTTSQVPTTTAQSSNKKTIPKACPVCQKTFKFEATMVRHIASHQKESLNKCPDILKCTFCEEIFSQGMDLKSHYSRTHQFTGPFPCPSCQKTFVSLTELRLHQRNESTPYQCSVCQRLFRTQYTLTIHERIHTGEKPFLCAECGKGFRSEKLLQSHSKSHVEGKPHSCSTCGKRFQRRELLKQHMLHHKDAAFICPDCGKKFFQLVWLRRHMLIHTGERPFLCDLCGKGFKSTAELRIHTRTHTGERPFKCQECGKGCRQKSELQEHLRRHTGERPYPCPVCDKRFYVSKDRKRHMLIHTGEKPFKCQVCGMAFNRRTLLRVHQQTKLCLYSHTSPLHYTPLHYTSL is encoded by the exons ATGTCATTGGCAGACGATGTCGGATGGACATGGTCCCCGGAGGAGACAAAGGCGCTGATCTCCGTATGGTCAAACGAACAGATTCTTCTGAAGATGGAGCAAACGTACAGAAACAAACATGTTTACAGCGAAATTTCGGAGCGGCTAAAGGACCTTGGTGTCAAACGGACGTGGAAGCAGTGTCAAAATAAGATGAAGGCATTGAAgtggagatacagagaaacactgaggaacccgaGTAGCAGCCGACCGTGTCCCTTCTTTTCTGAACTGCACGAATTTCTCGCCGCCATGCCTGACATGCCCGAGTCTAAGGAAACCGACGATGAGGAAGATAatg GTCGTCCTCTTCCTCTGTCGTCTCTGCGTCTTCTGGTTCCTCCACTGCGGCTGGTGTCCGCAGCTCTATGGCAAGTTGTTCAGCGCAGAGACACAATGGACTACGGGTTGGTGGAGGAGTTTGTGACCACTGTGTTGGAGATAACCCCTGATCTGatgagttacagagagaaagtCCAGCTCGTCATGGGACTGCGGGCACAG CTGGTTCTGGAGTTGTGTCGCTCTGATCATTCAGCCGACCCGGAGACCATCCAGCCACACCTGAGCAGGATGAGGACCTGCATCATCACTCATAGAGAAAAGGAG ATAGATACAGAGGTGGAGGCATCAGAGTCAAACTTCTTGGAACTTGTCCAAACTCTTCTAGATGACCCACTTGAGAGGGAACACTTCTTCCAG GAAGTTTTTCCAGAGGAATTTGGCCCCATGTATGACACGGCACTGCAGACTCTGATGTGGGAGTTCCTCTCCAGGCTGGAGAAACTGCTCCCAACACCAACATTTCAACAG ACTGCATCCTGGCTCAGACCTGCCCCCTCTATGCTGAAGGAGTGTGCACAGTCTGTGACTCAACCTCAGCCTTTGAAGACTCTCCTCCAACACCACAGATGCCATGGCCATTTGTTCACTAATG GTCATTCATCTTGTGCTGATGATCGcatcctctcttcactgtctcacACGTTCTCGGAGAGGGTGGAAATGGACATTGATGAAGCACGCTCACATAGCCAATCTGTAGCCACATGTGCACCCAGAAAAGAAAGGGACACTTTGATAGAGAAAGATCATGCAGAGAAGCCGCTGGGGATGAGTTTGGACACGGTTAAGAAGACAGTGGAAATGACAGATAGAAGGAACGAAGAATGGGGAGAGGAGAACTATGAGGAGAGACTGCAGCATCAGTTGGCTTATAATGTTTTACAGGTCGAGATTGTAGATGGAGAAGACATGTCCTCAACGTCATCGATAATAGCAGACGACGTCGGATGGACCTGCTGGACCCCCGATGAGACAACGGTGCTCATCTCTGTATGGTCAGATGAACAGATTCTTCATAAAATGGAGCAAAGTTATAGAAAAAAACATGTGTACAGAGAAATTTCAGAGTGTTTAAAGGAGCTTGGTGTCAAAAAGACAACGAAGCAGTGCCACAATAAGATAAAAGCCTTGAAgtggagatacagagaaacactgaggaacccgaGCAGCCGACCGTGTCCGTTCTTTTCTCAACTGCACAAATTTCTCGCCGCCATGCCTGACATGCCTGACATGCCTGGGCCCAAGGAAACTGTCAAGGTTTACGATGAAGTCGTGTCTTTGAATCAGGATGAAGGGCCCGTGGATGTCGAGTCGGAGCATCTAAATGAGGAACTGGTTTCTAGAAAAGGGAAAGACGAGACCCTCACCAAAACGCAAacagaagagggaaagagggatgatgCTTTTTGCAGCCCTCAAAGTGACAGCAAGATGAAAATCCCCCCCAGAAAACTTCGCAAACAGATGGTTGAAGATATGTCCTCAACAACATTGGTAGACAATGATACACGAACCTGGACCCTGGAGGGGACGAAAGCACTGATCTCTGTATGGTCAAACAAACAGGTTCTTCTGATGATGGAGCAGAGTTACAGAAAGAAACATGCGTACAGTGAAGTTTCGGAGCGGCTAAAGAACATTGGCATCAAAAGGACGTGGAAGCAGTGCCAATCAAAGATGAAGCACATGAAGCACAGCTACAGACAAGCACTGAGGAACCCAAGCAGTAGTGGCCGAGCGACCTGTCCGTTCTTTTCTGAACTGCACACCTTTCTCGCCGCCATGCCTGACATGCCTGTTTCCAAGGAAACTGTCAAGGTTTCAGATGAAGCCATGTCTTCAGATCAGGATGAAGGGCCTTCTGTGGATGTCGAGTCGGAGCATCTAAATGAGGAAATGGTTTCTAGAAAAGGGAAAGACGAGATGCCCACCAGAGAGCCAACGGAAGAGAGAAAGCGGGATGAAAGTGACAGCCGAATTAATATTGGAAGAAAACGGGCAGTTGAAGATGTGTCTGATTTGGAACTTCAGCCCGTAGTGCCGCAAACCCAAGTTGATGACAACGGTCTTGTGACGG GTGGTGATCCTCGTCCTGCTTCCCATACCACGGGGCAGTCTTCTAAAAGAAGCAAACGTGCCAAAATATGCTCCttatgtgggaagagttttgttgaAGCAAAGGATTTGACAACCCACATGAGATCTCACACTGAGCAGAGCCCTCACCAGTGCACCCAGTGTGGGGAAGGCTTTGAACATCCGGACGATTTACAAAAACATTGGCAGAATGATTGTGAGGAGATGATGAAACAGGAGGTCAATGAACATCAGCATGGAAAGGACAGGATCTCGGGAGTGTCCAGTAATGCAAGTACTGATCCAAACACATGCCATCTAAGCCATGAGACTTTTCAAGTTCAGTATATGTTGAGAAGGCATCTTATTGTGTTTCACAAAGGCAGAAGACTTTTTAAGTGTACTCTTTGTCTGAAGGCTTTTGCCTTCCTTAGTGCTCTGAAGAAACACCAGAATAACAAAAGAGGTTGTCCTACAAGTGAAGCCGTCAAAAAAGGGAAGGAGTTGGGGTCAAATAACCCTTCTGCACGCATAACTCCAGGACGTCCCTTAAATACAAATAATTCCAAAACTTGCCCTGTATGCCATGCAACTTTTTCACAAACGTCTAGTTTGAAAAGCCACTATTTTTACCATCATGCCCCAGACAAAAGCCGCTTCAAGTGTCCCCGATGTTTGAAGGCTTTTGTATCCCACAGTCAAAGGAAGAGACACCAGCAGAGCAAAAGAGGTTGTCGGTTAGATAGAAGTCACAAAAATGGTAGTAGGCCAGCATGGTCGACGACTCTTAGGGAAAAGAAAAATGAGATTCCTCAGCCGTCCAGTACAGCAACCCAGGAACCAACAACCTCTCAAGTTCCCACCACTACAGCACAGTCCTCTAATAAAAAGACAATTCCCAAAGCATGTCCCGTATGCCAGAAGACTTTTAAATTTGAAGCAACCATGGTAAGGCACATTGCTTCTCACCAAAAGGAAAGTCTCAACAAGTGCCCTGACATCTTGAAGTGCACCTTTTGTGAAGAGATCTTTTCACAGGGCATGGACCTGAAGAGCCACTACAGTCGTACTCATCAATTTACTGGGCCGTTCCCCTGCCCTTCTTGTCAGAAGACTTTTGTTTCGTTAACTGAGCTGCGCTTACATCAGAGAAATGAGTCCACTCCTTACCAATGCTCTGTGTGCCAGCGATTATTCCGAACACAGTATACCCTGACTATTCACGAGCGaattcacacaggggagaaaccattcCTCTGCGCTGAGTGTGGAAAGGGTTTCCGGAGTGAAAAACTACTACAATCACACTCTAAGAGTCATGTTGAGGGAAAACCCCACTCTTGCTCCACTTGTGGGAAAAGGTTCCAGAGAAGAGAGCTATTGAAACAACACATGTTACATCACAAAGATGCGGCTTTCATCTGCCCAGACTGTGGGAAGAAGTTTTTTCAGTTGGTATGGTTAAGAAGGCATATGTTAATCCACACTGGCGAGAGACCGTTCCTCTGTGATCTCTGCGGGAAAGGTTTCAAATCTACAGCTGAATTGAGGATACACACCCGGACACACACTGGAGAACGGCCATTCAagtgccaagagtgtggaaaagGTTGTAGGCAGAAGAGTGAGCTGCAGGAGCATCTACGGAGACACACAGGGGAGCGGCCGTATCCGTGCCCCGTATGCGATAAACGCTTTTATGTCAGCAAAGATAGAAAACGACATATGCTCATCCATACTGGAGAGAAGCCGTTCAAATGTCAAGTGTGTGGCATGGCGTTCAACCGTAGAACACTTTTGAGGGTACACCAACAAACCAAGTTGTGTTTATATAGCCATACAAGTCCCCTACATTATACCCCCCTACATTACACATCATTGTAA